From a region of the Drosophila virilis strain 15010-1051.87 chromosome 3, Dvir_AGI_RSII-ME, whole genome shotgun sequence genome:
- the LOC6624193 gene encoding zinc finger TRAF-type-containing protein 1, with the protein MPNIEDEVPRPCKRQRLDVDSEPGGSADPEQPSGSGTDAARTEPELSERLRKVMLCTVCLELPHPDDSYQCSLGHIVCEDCVTRLLAEAALNNREAQCPHCRTHISWQELTKNLAVGQTLWELPKSCSDCEQQMEYKCMAKHLKTECAKRLVHCQYRCLGCTWQGCQEDSRQHEASCPNLQMSSDEIIHELATIDRLEQMAAQPLRQCHRQLSAPRISYEDLDLRWPQHSSRLNGELRFQSPTIFVFEESWRLRVKLVLGTGTERRLSYSLKILSSPQEVLLVKYFATLPAIHVRAKQLMDVEPQLNESFFNLAGQSSEFKLLPMSCQIATYRLLAMPRIKLRLWMMLN; encoded by the coding sequence ATGCCCAACATTGAAGATGAGGTGCCAAGGCCCTGTAAGCGCCAGCGACTAGACGTCGATTCAGAGCCGGGTGGTTCGGCTGACCCAGAACAGCCAAGTGGTTCCGGTACGGATGCGGCGCGCACCGAACCGGAGCTGAGCGAGCGTCTGCGCAAGGTAATGCTGTGCACCGTTTGTCTGGAGCTGCCGCACCCGGATGATAGCTATCAGTGCAGCTTGGGACACATCGTATGCGAGGATTGCGTCACACGTCTACTGGCTGAAGCGGCGCTTAACAATCGTGAGGCGCAATGCCCACACTGCCGCACACACATCAGCTGGCAGGAGCTAACCAAGAATCTGGCCGTGGGGCAAACTCTCTGGGAGCTGCCGAAGAGCTGTTCCGACTGTGAACAACAAATGGAATACAAGTGCATGGCCAAGCATCTGAAAACCGAGTGTGCCAAGCGCTTGGTGCATTGCCAGTACCGCTGCCTGGGCTGCACCTGGCAGGGCTGCCAGGAGGACAGTAGGCAGCATGAGGCCAGCTGCCCCAATCTGCAAATGTCTAGCGATGAGATTATACACGAGCTGGCCACGATCGATAGACTGGAGCAGATGGCCGCCCAACCACTGCGGCAGTGCCACCGACAACTGAGTGCCCCAAGGATTTCCTACGAGGACTTGGATCTGCGTTGGCCGCAGCACAGTTCGCGTCTAAATGGCGAGCTTCGCTTTCAGTCCCCCACAATCTTTGTGTTTGAGGAATCATGGCGCCTGCGCGTGAAGCTCGTGCTCGGCACTGGCACAGAGCGCCGCCTTAGCTACAGTCTTAAGATATTGTCATCCCCGCAGGAGGTATTGCTGGTGAAATACTTTGCCACATTGCCGGCCATACACGTGCGTGCCAAGCAGTTAATGGATGTGGAGCCTCAGCTAAACGAGTCGTTTTTCAATCTTGCCGGCCAGAGCTCTGAGTTCAAGCTGCTGCCCATGAGCTGCCAAATAGCCACCTATCGTTTGCTGGCCATGCCACGTATCAAACTGCGGCTCTGGATGATGTTGAACTAA